A DNA window from Fragaria vesca subsp. vesca linkage group LG3, FraVesHawaii_1.0, whole genome shotgun sequence contains the following coding sequences:
- the LOC101292784 gene encoding protein MOS2-like: protein MKLSFNLPPKSKSSSKPNPINPSNTFDAATARQNGDVSKQFVKEFDASKPLNDGPKAPVIAPIENEWRPHKKMKNLELPITEPGGQGLKFEPESLSIEPDSNISYGLNVRKTSESENSGNGSGGERLRSGGVEETLLEKFKSDLERLSDHKGMEEYEGMPVEGFGAALLSGYGWYPGRGIGRNAKEDVKVVEYTKSTDRHGLGFHKNSKEREKKKEREEVAKEVRIVSGRDYVGSRGRVVERLGNGKLVLKLAKRAKEDEEAEVRVNVDDVVEVGSREEEKWRRLREQEVKVGRSDKPRREDQRSYSTWLARHIRVRVISKDLKGGKLYLKKGEVVDVVGPNTCDISMDGSREFIQGVSEDFLETALPRRGGPVLVLTGKHKGVFGSLVEKDSDRETGVVKDADTHVLLNVKLEQIAEFTGDPSYLGY, encoded by the coding sequence ATGAAACTCTCCTTCAATCTGCCCCCGAAATCGAAATCCTCTTCGAAGCCAAACCCTATCAACCCCTCCAATACCTTCGACGCCGCCACCGCCCGCCAAAACGGCGACGTTTCCAAGCAATTCGTCAAAGAATTCGACGCCTCCAAACCCCTTAACGACGGCCCCAAAGCCCCGGTCATCGCTCCGATCGAAAACGAATGGCGGCCGCACAAGAAGATGAAGAACCTCGAGCTTCCGATCACCGAGCCCGGCGGCCAGGGGCTCAAATTCGAGCCCGAGTCGCTCTCCATCGAGCCGGACTCCAATATCTCGTACGGCCTCAATGTCCGGAAGACGTCGGAATCAGAGAACTCCGGTAACGGTAGTGGCGGCGAGCGGCTGAGATCCGGCGGCGTGGAGGAGACGCTGCTTGAGAAATTCAAGAGCGATTTGGAGCGGTTGTCGGATCATAAGGGGATGGAGGAGTACGAGGGGATGCCGGTGGAGGGATTCGGTGCGGCGCTGCTCTCCGGGTACGGGTGGTACCCCGGGAGAGGAATCGGGAGGAATGCTAAGGAGGATGTCAAGGTTGTGGAGTATACTAAGAGCACGGACCGGCACGGGTTAGGGTTTCATAAGAATTCGAAAGAGAGAGAGAAGAAGAAAGAGAGAGAGGAGGTTGCCAAGGAGGTGAGGATAGTTTCGGGTAGGGATTATGTGGGGTCTAGAGGGAGGGTTGTGGAGAGACTGGGGAATGGAAAGCTGGTTTTGAAGCTTGCGAAGAGGGCGAAAGAGGATGAGGAAGCGGAAGTTAGAGTGAATGTGGATGATGTTGTGGAGGTTGGTTCGAGAGAGGAAGAGAAGTGGAGGAGATTGAGGGAGCAGGAAGTGAAGGTGGGGAGGAGTGACAAGCCGAGGAGAGAAGATCAGAGGAGTTATTCAACGTGGCTTGCTAGGCATATTCGGGTTAGGGTGATAAGCAAGGACTTGAAAGGTGGGAAATTGTATTTGAAGAAAGGGGAGGTAGTGGATGTGGTTGGACCGAATACTTGTGATATATCTATGGATGGGAGTAGGGAGTTTATTCAAGGGGTGTCGGAAGATTTTCTTGAGACTGCACTCCCAAGGCGTGGAGGACCGGTTCTTGTATTGACTGGGAAGCATAAGGGGGTTTTCGGCAGTCTGGTTGAGAAGGATTCTGATAGGGAAACTGGTGTTGTTAAGGATGCTGATACCCATGTCTTGCTCAATGTGAAGCTTGAGCAGATTGCTGAGTTTACTGGAGATCCTAGCTACCTTGGATATTGA